A single genomic interval of Spirosoma taeanense harbors:
- a CDS encoding leucine-rich repeat domain-containing protein, protein MSALALNLIKQAKLSRAIFLDLGNCGLMELPDDLTKLIWLERLNLGDYYYDEDKKRYTISANRGRNNNLDSSSLTKLTQLPNLQSLNLWDTQVSDIQVLAQLPNLQSLDLSGTKVSDIQGLAQLPNLQSLDLSGTKVSDIQGLAQLPNLQSLNLRGTKVSDISPLRSLIEAGIEVKWSDSYWGNNSIYIRSCLGIVKG, encoded by the coding sequence ATGTCAGCCCTTGCCTTAAACCTTATTAAACAAGCCAAACTGAGCCGAGCCATTTTTCTTGATCTTGGTAACTGCGGTCTAATGGAATTACCTGATGACTTAACAAAATTGATCTGGCTCGAAAGATTAAATTTAGGGGATTACTATTACGACGAAGATAAAAAGAGATATACTATTTCAGCCAATAGAGGCCGCAATAATAATCTGGACTCGTCCAGTTTAACAAAGTTAACTCAGCTCCCCAACCTGCAGTCGCTAAACCTTTGGGATACTCAAGTCAGCGACATTCAGGTGCTGGCTCAGCTCCCCAACCTGCAGTCGTTAGACCTGAGTGGTACAAAAGTCAGCGACATTCAGGGGCTGGCTCAGCTCCCCAACCTGCAGTCGTTAGACCTGAGTGGTACAAAAGTCAGCGACATTCAGGGGCTGGCTCAGCTCCCCAACCTGCAGTCGCTAAACCTGCGTGGTACAAAAGTCAGTGATATATCGCCGTTACGTTCTTTGATTGAGGCAGGTATTGAGGTGAAGTGGAGTGATTCCTATTGGGGAAATAATAGCATTTATATAAGAAGCTGTTTGGGAATTGTTAAAGGCTGA
- a CDS encoding IS5 family transposase: MTKQWKPLTDAQWDAISPFLPLDRQRTHDLRQIVNSILWLLRTGCQWRNLPTEWPNWQTVYYYFRRWKQDGTFGRINLALNQLDRKRVGKEAYPSAVCIDSQSVKLAPMIWENRGLDANKRVNGRKRQLIVDTQGRLWLADVHSANQADGPSAVSMVSDLLWLVGERLEKVYGDQSYNGVFAQELARWSLDFEKASRPESTLGFVPVAKRWVVERTIAWTNHFRRIVKDYEYTISSSVCWLYLANIQIILQRII; the protein is encoded by the coding sequence ATGACCAAACAGTGGAAGCCACTGACCGACGCCCAGTGGGATGCAATTTCTCCTTTTTTACCACTTGATCGTCAGCGGACTCATGATTTGCGACAGATTGTTAACAGTATTTTGTGGCTGCTACGCACAGGATGCCAATGGCGCAATCTGCCTACCGAGTGGCCTAATTGGCAAACCGTCTATTACTATTTTAGACGTTGGAAACAGGATGGTACTTTTGGTCGAATCAATCTGGCCTTAAATCAACTTGACCGTAAGCGGGTCGGTAAAGAAGCATATCCATCTGCAGTATGTATTGATTCACAAAGTGTTAAGTTGGCTCCGATGATTTGGGAGAACCGAGGTCTCGACGCGAATAAACGAGTGAATGGCCGAAAAAGGCAACTCATCGTTGACACCCAAGGGCGTCTATGGCTAGCAGATGTCCATTCTGCTAATCAAGCGGATGGCCCTTCAGCCGTATCGATGGTCAGTGACTTACTATGGCTAGTTGGAGAGCGTTTGGAGAAAGTCTACGGTGATCAATCTTATAATGGCGTCTTCGCTCAAGAGTTGGCTAGATGGAGCCTTGATTTTGAAAAAGCGTCTCGTCCTGAATCAACTCTGGGCTTTGTACCCGTAGCCAAACGGTGGGTAGTGGAACGGACCATTGCTTGGACGAATCACTTTCGAAGGATTGTCAAAGATTATGAATACACGATATCATCTTCGGTTTGCTGGCTGTACTTAGCCAACATTCAGATTATATTGCAACGGATCATTTGA
- a CDS encoding ABC transporter permease, whose amino-acid sequence MLRNYFKIAWRTLSKQRGLTFINIVGLATGLACCLLITLYVLDELSYDRYNTKADRIYRIHTDIKFGGNDMHFAVSPDPVGQTLKQDYPQVEQFVRLHQRGTWLVKRAGSTNILREDNIHFADSTLFDVFTLPLIAGDPKRALAGPNLVVISESASKRHFGDQNPIGQTLLFNNRQAFKVTGVMRDMPANSHFRSNFFLSMASDDYTWGQWLSNNHHTYIVLREGTDYRAFERNFDAVIEKYVGPQAYDMIGATLEQFRKAGNRYRFWLIPLTDIHLYSKQQVELEPNSDIQYVYIFSAVALFILLIACINFMNLATARSANRAKEVGVRKVLGSERQQLIGQFMAESVLMTVLAMALALVLVGMALPFFNTLAAKTLSARNLLSPYLLPVLIILPIVVGLLAGSYPAFFLSSFRPVSVLKGRIDVSFRSSRLRSGLVVFQFMMSVVLMVGTLIVYRQISYIQTKNLGFSREQVLTVNDVYAIGKQAETFKQEVLRLPGVVSGSISGYLPTPSSRSDNAFFPEGEINQTKAVNMQSWGVDHDYINTMGMQMAEGRNFSREFGSDSSALILNETAAKLFGGRNIIGKRITQYADPEAKTTKTYTVIGVVRNFHFESLRQNIGALSMVLSPNTGAASFRLSTTNIPFLVRQIEGIWRHIAPGQPFAYSFLANDFENMYRAEQRIGTIALTFAVLAILIACLGLFGLATFMAEQRTKEIGVRKVLGASVTSIIALMSRDFLRLVLIAILIATPIAWWAMRQWLQDFAYKIDIEWWIFALAGVLAIGIALLTVSFQSIKAALMNPVKSLRAE is encoded by the coding sequence ATGTTACGTAATTACTTCAAAATCGCCTGGCGTACGCTCAGTAAGCAACGCGGCCTTACGTTCATCAACATCGTTGGGCTGGCTACCGGGCTGGCGTGCTGTCTGCTCATTACCCTTTACGTCCTGGATGAGCTCAGCTACGATCGCTACAACACCAAAGCCGACCGCATCTACCGGATTCATACTGACATTAAATTCGGGGGGAACGACATGCATTTTGCCGTATCGCCCGATCCGGTTGGCCAAACGCTGAAGCAGGATTACCCGCAGGTTGAGCAGTTTGTCAGGCTGCATCAGCGGGGCACCTGGCTCGTCAAGCGGGCGGGGTCCACCAACATCCTGCGCGAAGACAACATTCACTTTGCCGACTCGACGCTGTTCGACGTCTTTACGCTGCCGCTGATTGCCGGTGATCCCAAACGGGCTCTGGCGGGCCCAAATCTGGTTGTCATCAGCGAATCGGCGTCAAAGCGGCACTTTGGCGATCAGAACCCAATCGGGCAGACGCTGCTGTTTAATAATCGGCAGGCGTTTAAAGTAACGGGGGTCATGCGCGACATGCCGGCCAACTCGCATTTCCGGAGTAATTTCTTTCTGAGTATGGCCAGCGATGACTATACGTGGGGGCAGTGGCTCAGCAATAACCACCACACCTACATCGTCTTACGTGAGGGTACTGACTACCGGGCATTCGAGCGGAATTTCGATGCGGTTATCGAAAAATACGTCGGGCCACAGGCGTATGATATGATTGGCGCGACGCTGGAGCAGTTTCGCAAGGCCGGAAATCGTTACCGATTCTGGCTGATTCCCTTAACGGACATTCATCTGTACTCGAAACAGCAGGTTGAACTGGAGCCGAACAGCGATATTCAATACGTGTATATCTTCTCGGCGGTAGCCCTGTTTATCCTGCTGATCGCCTGCATCAATTTCATGAATCTGGCCACGGCCCGCTCGGCCAATCGGGCAAAAGAAGTGGGCGTTCGGAAAGTGCTGGGTTCAGAACGCCAGCAGCTCATTGGGCAGTTCATGGCGGAGTCGGTGCTGATGACCGTGCTGGCTATGGCGCTGGCCCTTGTACTGGTCGGGATGGCACTGCCTTTCTTCAACACTCTTGCAGCCAAGACGTTGAGCGCCCGGAATCTGCTTTCTCCTTATTTGTTGCCAGTCCTGATCATCCTGCCGATTGTCGTTGGTTTACTGGCGGGTAGCTATCCGGCGTTCTTCCTGTCGTCGTTCCGGCCGGTCAGTGTATTGAAAGGGCGGATTGACGTCAGTTTTCGGAGTTCCCGATTACGCAGCGGACTGGTAGTGTTTCAGTTCATGATGTCGGTCGTGCTGATGGTGGGTACGCTGATCGTGTATCGGCAGATCAGCTATATCCAGACCAAGAATCTGGGCTTCAGCCGCGAGCAGGTCCTGACGGTGAATGATGTGTATGCGATTGGCAAACAGGCCGAAACGTTCAAGCAGGAAGTGTTACGTCTGCCGGGGGTGGTGAGCGGCTCCATATCGGGTTATCTGCCGACGCCTTCCAGTCGGAGCGATAACGCGTTTTTCCCGGAGGGCGAGATTAACCAGACCAAGGCCGTCAACATGCAAAGCTGGGGCGTTGACCACGACTACATCAACACCATGGGCATGCAGATGGCCGAGGGCCGGAATTTCTCGCGGGAGTTCGGGTCCGACTCGTCGGCACTGATTCTGAACGAAACGGCGGCTAAACTCTTTGGCGGCCGAAACATCATTGGCAAGCGCATAACCCAGTATGCCGATCCGGAGGCTAAAACCACAAAGACCTACACGGTGATCGGGGTTGTCAGAAACTTTCACTTTGAATCCCTTCGGCAGAACATTGGCGCGTTGTCGATGGTTCTCTCGCCCAACACCGGAGCCGCTTCGTTCCGACTGAGCACCACCAACATCCCCTTTTTAGTCCGGCAGATTGAGGGAATATGGCGGCATATAGCGCCGGGTCAGCCGTTTGCCTATTCGTTTCTGGCTAATGATTTCGAGAATATGTACCGCGCTGAACAGCGCATCGGCACCATTGCCCTGACGTTTGCCGTGCTGGCCATCCTGATTGCCTGTCTTGGGCTGTTTGGGCTGGCTACGTTCATGGCCGAGCAGCGGACCAAGGAGATTGGCGTCCGCAAGGTGCTGGGTGCCAGCGTGACCAGTATTATCGCCCTGATGTCGCGCGACTTCCTCCGGCTGGTGCTGATTGCCATTCTGATCGCTACGCCGATTGCCTGGTGGGCCATGCGGCAGTGGTTGCAGGACTTCGCCTACAAGATCGACATCGAGTGGTGGATATTCGCCCTGGCGGGCGTGTTGGCCATTGGCATCGCCCTGCTGACCGTAAGCTTCCAGAGTATCAAAGCCGCGCTTATGAACCCGGTGAAGAGCCTCCGGGCGGAATAA
- a CDS encoding ABC transporter permease has protein sequence MFRNYLKIALRNLWKHKSSTLINVVGLSIAFCSSVLLFLSAAFELSFDKFHTNAEGIFRTYFVINDPKGQERSASMPYPFVPALKQEYPEVAFATRYQQGNGAVQYKDKQLAKEIDGVDPDMLSMFSFPMRQGNAQTALNSLSSIVISEDMANDLFGKENPMGKPLRINGFGGWRNFIVTGVVADAPDNSTFQFDAFIRIENQPAYLEGLKRWDNTNHEAYVALRPGVDQAAFEKRLQPFTQKYFQSEISYLKQQGARPDERGELYSIRLQPLLDVHFDTDLIQGHGINRMYVYTLMAIGLFILVIAAINFINLTLARSFTRAREVGVRKSLGAQRGQLFAQLWGETLLTCGLGLVIGAVLVVTLRQPFNVLFNAKLSADFIMQPTTLLIALAGFLLVTLLAGGYPALVMTRFQTVQVLKGKVTSGKPGTLRNALIVTQFAIACLLIIGTFVVLRQTSYLRGKPLGFNKEQVISIPVGNEVEGTYALAQLRNRLASNPSVVTMTGTGVNIGRGLDGSSQRGMVGFVHKGREVTSDWLRVDYDYLQTLGIKLLAGRDFSRQHPVDSTTSVIVSTSFAKQLGEKQPIGAFFQTDSAGGKYQIIGLIPDFHLYALRSEIKPIAMHLHQDAEIRYILMRVAPQNMVSMMETLKREWREIAPRSEFLGSFLNENTDRWYRQEEKMAQMLSLAAGIAIALSCMGLFAIALLSIQQRTKEIGVRKVLGASVVSIVGLLSRDFIKLVLIAIMIASPVAWWAMNQWLSDFAYKIDIEWWVFVLAGLLAILIALLTVSFQSIKAALMNPVKSLRTE, from the coding sequence ATGTTCCGGAATTATCTGAAAATCGCTCTGCGCAACCTGTGGAAACACAAGTCGTCAACCCTGATCAACGTCGTTGGTTTGTCGATTGCTTTCTGTAGTTCGGTGCTACTGTTTCTATCGGCGGCTTTTGAACTGTCGTTTGACAAGTTTCACACCAATGCCGAGGGTATCTTTCGAACGTACTTCGTCATTAACGATCCTAAAGGGCAGGAACGGTCGGCTTCGATGCCGTATCCGTTTGTACCGGCTCTGAAGCAGGAATATCCGGAAGTGGCGTTTGCCACACGCTACCAGCAGGGAAACGGCGCCGTGCAGTATAAGGACAAGCAACTGGCGAAAGAGATTGATGGCGTCGATCCCGATATGCTCAGCATGTTTTCGTTTCCCATGCGGCAGGGAAACGCGCAGACTGCGCTGAACAGCCTGAGCAGCATTGTGATCAGCGAGGATATGGCCAACGATTTGTTTGGCAAGGAAAACCCGATGGGAAAACCACTCCGGATCAACGGATTTGGCGGCTGGCGTAACTTCATCGTGACCGGCGTGGTTGCCGACGCGCCTGATAATTCAACCTTCCAGTTTGACGCGTTCATCCGGATTGAAAATCAGCCCGCATACCTGGAGGGGTTGAAACGCTGGGATAATACCAACCACGAAGCGTATGTTGCGCTCAGGCCGGGCGTCGATCAGGCAGCATTCGAAAAACGCCTGCAACCGTTCACGCAGAAATACTTTCAGAGCGAGATTAGCTATCTGAAGCAGCAGGGGGCCCGGCCCGACGAACGGGGCGAGTTATACAGTATCCGGCTGCAGCCGCTGCTGGATGTGCATTTTGACACAGACCTGATTCAGGGGCACGGCATTAATCGGATGTATGTGTACACGCTGATGGCCATTGGCCTGTTTATTCTGGTGATTGCGGCTATCAACTTCATTAACCTAACACTGGCGCGGTCGTTTACGCGGGCGCGGGAAGTGGGCGTGCGGAAGTCGCTGGGCGCCCAGCGCGGCCAGTTGTTTGCTCAGCTCTGGGGCGAAACGCTGCTGACCTGTGGCCTTGGCTTAGTTATCGGTGCTGTACTGGTAGTTACGCTGCGTCAGCCCTTCAACGTCCTGTTTAATGCAAAACTGTCGGCAGACTTCATTATGCAGCCGACTACGCTTCTGATTGCGCTGGCTGGGTTTCTGCTGGTTACGCTATTGGCTGGGGGGTACCCAGCCCTGGTGATGACCCGCTTTCAGACCGTTCAGGTGCTGAAAGGAAAGGTAACGTCCGGTAAGCCGGGCACCCTACGTAATGCGCTCATCGTTACGCAGTTTGCCATCGCCTGTCTGCTCATCATCGGTACGTTCGTGGTACTTCGACAGACAAGCTATCTGCGCGGAAAACCACTAGGCTTTAACAAAGAGCAGGTTATCAGCATTCCCGTTGGCAACGAGGTCGAAGGAACCTATGCGCTGGCGCAACTGCGTAATCGGCTGGCCAGTAATCCCAGTGTTGTGACGATGACGGGGACCGGGGTTAACATCGGACGTGGGCTCGACGGCAGCAGCCAGCGGGGCATGGTCGGGTTCGTTCACAAAGGACGCGAAGTGACCAGCGACTGGCTGCGGGTTGATTACGATTATCTGCAAACGCTCGGTATCAAACTGCTTGCCGGTCGGGATTTTAGTCGGCAGCACCCCGTCGATTCGACAACGTCGGTGATTGTCAGCACCAGTTTTGCCAAACAGTTAGGAGAAAAACAACCCATCGGTGCGTTCTTTCAGACCGATTCAGCGGGGGGCAAATACCAGATCATTGGCCTGATTCCTGACTTTCATTTATACGCGCTTCGCAGCGAGATTAAGCCGATTGCGATGCACCTGCACCAGGACGCGGAGATCCGGTACATTCTGATGCGCGTGGCTCCGCAGAACATGGTCTCGATGATGGAAACGCTGAAACGGGAGTGGCGGGAGATTGCGCCCAGGTCCGAGTTCCTGGGTAGTTTCCTAAACGAAAACACCGACCGCTGGTACCGGCAGGAAGAGAAGATGGCACAGATGCTCAGTCTGGCCGCTGGCATTGCTATCGCGCTGTCGTGCATGGGGCTGTTTGCCATTGCGCTGCTCAGTATTCAGCAACGGACCAAAGAGATTGGGGTGCGAAAAGTGCTGGGTGCGTCGGTGGTTAGCATTGTGGGGCTGCTGTCGCGCGACTTCATCAAGCTGGTGCTGATTGCTATTATGATTGCTTCGCCGGTGGCGTGGTGGGCCATGAACCAATGGCTGTCCGACTTTGCCTACAAGATCGACATCGAGTGGTGGGTGTTCGTGCTGGCGGGCCTGCTGGCCATCCTGATTGCGCTACTGACCGTAAGCTTTCAGAGTATTAAAGCTGCGCTGATGAATCCCGTAAAAAGTTTACGAACCGAGTAA